One genomic window of Desmospora activa DSM 45169 includes the following:
- a CDS encoding SCO family protein, translating into MVKWMDRRIEVVVLLLILTVFMAACTGTNEQGQPQDEQQTEQAEPLNWEVPPFAAVDQNGTEVTLEDLKGKVWLADFIFTRCPDVCPPMTANMTNVQQELKEQGVDVEIISFSVDPEHDQPEMLKKFAGNYDLSLDNWRFLSGYDQETIESFAREGFKGDIKRVQDEEDKPLQINHPVSFFLVNPEGKVYERYDGMDPDIDQMVKDIREISS; encoded by the coding sequence ATGGTTAAATGGATGGACAGACGGATAGAAGTAGTGGTGCTTCTGTTGATTTTGACTGTTTTTATGGCCGCTTGCACGGGCACAAACGAGCAGGGACAGCCACAGGACGAACAGCAAACGGAACAAGCAGAGCCGCTCAATTGGGAAGTGCCGCCATTTGCGGCGGTGGATCAGAATGGAACAGAAGTTACGCTGGAAGACCTAAAAGGGAAGGTATGGCTAGCGGACTTTATTTTTACCCGGTGCCCTGATGTCTGCCCACCGATGACGGCTAATATGACCAACGTGCAGCAGGAACTGAAGGAACAGGGAGTAGATGTGGAGATTATCTCCTTTAGTGTTGATCCTGAGCATGATCAGCCGGAGATGCTGAAAAAATTTGCCGGGAACTATGATCTCAGCCTTGACAACTGGCGTTTTTTAAGCGGTTATGATCAGGAGACGATTGAATCTTTCGCCCGGGAAGGCTTTAAAGGGGATATCAAACGGGTGCAAGATGAAGAGGACAAACCGCTTCAAATCAATCATCCGGTTTCCTTCTTTCTTGTCAACCCCGAGGGGAAGGTATATGAACGATATGATGGGATGGATCCGGATATCGATCAAATGGTAAAGGATATTCGGGAAATCTCGTCCTGA
- a CDS encoding valine--tRNA ligase: MATEPTKMPSAYNPQEAEKKWYSYWLEGGFFQAGKDPQKKPYTIVIPPPNVTGNLHMGHALNNTLQDVLIRWKRMAGYDALWLPGMDHAGIATQSKVEARLREEGLNRHELGREKFLQQVWEWKEHYASVIHQQWRNIGVSVDYSRERFTLDEGLSQAVREVFVRLYEKGLIYRGKYIINWDPQARTALSDIEVIYKEVDGKLYHMEYPLKDGSGHIRVATTRPETMLGDTAVAVHPQDERYRHLVGKKVVLPIIGREIPIVADEHVDPEFGSGAVKITPAHDPNDFEIGERHQLPQILVMDETGTMNEQAGPYQGLDRFECRKRIVKDLQEAGTLVEVETHVHSVGHSERTGAVVEPYLSTQWFVKMKPLAERAITDTRSGEGVRFVPDRFEKTYLHWIENIRDWCISRQLWWGHRIPAWYCDDCGAVTVDRHDPTTCSQCGSSRLAQDEDVLDTWFSSALWPFSTLGWPDDTADLKRYYPTDVLVTGYDIIYFWVARMIFTALEFIDEKPYQDVLITGLVRDAEGRKMSKSLGNGVDPMEVIDKYGTDAMRFMLMTGFTAGNDQRFRWERVETARNFANKIWNASRFALMHLEGVKAEELALKGPFSTADRWILHRLNQTAAEVTRHLNRYDLGEAGQTLYRFIWDDLCDWYIEWAKLPLYGDDAEAKRVTRAVLVYVLDQSLRLLHPFMPFITEEIWQHLPTKGESITVAAWPQPDAAYEAPEAVKEMELLIEAIRLIRNIRAEMEVPPKKEVDLLVKGEEAILAIFRRNEAAIHRLSGVGRMEASPDLKRPARAMSAVVTGAELFLPLEGLIDVEQTITRLKAEWNKWDKEVKRVEGKLANAKFVEKAPAHIVEEERKKGEEYREKREKVAARLAELQKSE; this comes from the coding sequence ATGGCAACGGAACCGACAAAGATGCCTTCTGCGTACAATCCGCAGGAGGCGGAGAAGAAATGGTACAGTTATTGGTTAGAGGGTGGCTTTTTTCAAGCAGGGAAGGATCCGCAGAAAAAACCGTATACGATTGTCATTCCGCCGCCCAATGTAACCGGCAATCTGCATATGGGCCACGCCTTAAACAACACCCTGCAAGATGTACTGATCCGCTGGAAACGGATGGCGGGTTATGATGCCTTGTGGCTGCCGGGAATGGATCATGCCGGTATCGCCACCCAATCCAAGGTGGAAGCCCGTTTGCGCGAAGAAGGGTTGAACCGGCATGAGCTGGGGCGGGAGAAGTTTTTGCAACAAGTGTGGGAGTGGAAAGAGCACTACGCTTCCGTTATTCATCAGCAATGGCGGAATATCGGTGTATCGGTTGACTATTCCCGGGAGCGGTTTACCCTGGATGAGGGGCTATCCCAGGCGGTGCGGGAAGTGTTTGTACGCCTGTATGAGAAAGGCTTGATTTACCGCGGCAAGTATATTATCAACTGGGATCCACAAGCGCGCACCGCTCTCTCCGATATTGAAGTGATCTACAAAGAAGTAGATGGCAAACTTTATCATATGGAGTATCCCCTTAAAGACGGAAGCGGCCATATTCGTGTGGCGACCACCCGGCCGGAGACGATGTTGGGGGATACGGCCGTGGCGGTTCATCCGCAAGATGAACGTTATCGTCACCTGGTGGGTAAAAAAGTGGTGTTACCCATCATAGGACGGGAGATTCCGATTGTGGCGGATGAACATGTGGATCCGGAGTTTGGCAGTGGAGCCGTTAAGATTACGCCGGCGCACGATCCCAACGACTTTGAGATTGGGGAGCGTCATCAGCTGCCGCAGATCCTGGTGATGGATGAAACGGGGACCATGAATGAACAAGCAGGTCCCTATCAAGGATTGGATCGATTTGAGTGTCGCAAACGGATCGTAAAAGATCTGCAGGAAGCAGGTACCTTGGTTGAGGTGGAGACCCACGTTCACTCCGTCGGCCACAGCGAGCGTACCGGTGCCGTGGTAGAACCGTATCTGTCGACGCAATGGTTTGTCAAGATGAAGCCATTGGCGGAGCGGGCAATTACGGATACCCGTTCCGGAGAAGGGGTCCGCTTTGTCCCGGATCGATTTGAAAAAACGTATCTGCACTGGATCGAAAACATTCGCGATTGGTGTATTTCGCGACAGCTGTGGTGGGGACATCGCATTCCCGCTTGGTATTGCGACGACTGTGGCGCCGTCACTGTCGATCGCCACGATCCCACCACATGTTCACAATGTGGAAGCAGCCGTCTTGCCCAGGACGAAGATGTGCTGGATACCTGGTTTAGCTCTGCCCTATGGCCTTTTTCCACCTTGGGCTGGCCGGATGATACAGCGGATCTGAAGCGGTATTACCCGACGGATGTGTTGGTCACCGGCTACGATATCATTTATTTCTGGGTGGCTCGTATGATTTTTACCGCCTTGGAGTTTATCGATGAGAAGCCGTATCAAGATGTATTGATCACCGGGTTGGTACGGGATGCCGAGGGGCGGAAAATGTCCAAATCCCTGGGTAACGGCGTCGATCCGATGGAAGTGATCGATAAATATGGAACCGATGCCATGCGCTTTATGCTGATGACAGGCTTTACAGCAGGCAACGACCAACGTTTCCGCTGGGAGCGGGTGGAGACGGCCCGTAACTTTGCCAATAAGATTTGGAACGCTTCCCGCTTTGCCCTGATGCATCTGGAGGGTGTTAAGGCGGAGGAATTGGCGTTAAAGGGACCGTTTTCCACGGCGGATCGCTGGATTTTGCATCGACTCAACCAAACAGCGGCTGAAGTGACCCGTCATCTCAATCGTTACGATTTGGGTGAAGCGGGTCAAACGTTATACCGTTTTATCTGGGATGATTTATGTGATTGGTACATCGAATGGGCAAAACTTCCTCTCTATGGTGATGATGCGGAGGCAAAGCGGGTTACTCGGGCAGTGCTGGTGTATGTGTTGGATCAATCCCTGCGGCTGTTGCATCCCTTTATGCCTTTTATCACGGAGGAGATTTGGCAACATCTCCCCACTAAAGGAGAAAGTATCACCGTTGCCGCCTGGCCACAACCGGATGCCGCCTATGAAGCGCCGGAAGCCGTAAAGGAGATGGAGCTTCTCATCGAAGCGATCCGTCTAATTCGCAATATCCGCGCAGAAATGGAGGTCCCGCCGAAAAAGGAAGTGGACTTACTGGTAAAAGGGGAGGAAGCGATTCTCGCCATTTTCCGTCGCAACGAAGCGGCCATTCATCGTCTTAGCGGTGTCGGGCGGATGGAAGCTTCCCCCGATCTCAAACGGCCGGCTCGGGCCATGTCCGCTGTTGTAACCGGAGCGGAACTGTTTCTGCCTTTGGAAGGCTTGATCGATGTCGAACAGACGATTACCAGGCTGAAAGCGGAATGGAACAAGTGGGACAAAGAAGTGAAACGGGTGGAAGGAAAACTGGCCAATGCTAAATTCGTCGAGAAAGCACCCGCCCATATCGTAGAAGAAGAGCGGAAAAAAGGAGAAGAATATCGGGAAAAACGGGAAAAAGTAGCGGCACGACTGGCGGAGCTTCAAAAAAGTGAATGA
- a CDS encoding ABC transporter permease: MKDFNQLFQHRRKAAYQKGSRYAIAIARTLNLFPALFAILLLVLYRKLLQEWLPPDFPVAWVLAAILTAVLSFIRFRTYFQPADPFFLAPDPSTVSRYMQRAFTYNAIIQCLIVLAWMIVLSPLFIQRLGDGVAWVMAVVVLLTFKVFNLWLRFHELLAERPHWTDSVIRWGTNAFITIWLFHGQFFGLPLLVTLVWIGLLIAYQRRRQPPRGYFSWQRLVAEESATVARYYRLASQFIDVPQVGNEVRIRRGWQWLNRFPARRRENTYFYLYQRTFLRYREPFGVTLRLTIMTGIALVLTESLPLLAVCLYFLGLWMTAVQLPWIRRIHRFQPWFRLYPLPEQQKTGDLSRLVWGILLVESTVTLLLPAATWTDPFPLLLLLLVGGWIFATVFALWRIPRQNRRRKVVPTSR; this comes from the coding sequence ATGAAGGATTTCAATCAACTGTTTCAACATCGCCGCAAAGCGGCCTATCAAAAAGGGAGCCGCTACGCCATCGCCATTGCACGCACACTTAACCTTTTTCCGGCGCTGTTCGCCATTCTGCTTCTCGTTTTATACCGCAAACTGCTGCAAGAATGGCTTCCCCCCGACTTTCCGGTAGCATGGGTGTTAGCAGCCATTTTGACCGCGGTGCTGTCCTTTATCCGCTTTCGCACCTATTTTCAGCCAGCTGATCCATTCTTCCTGGCTCCAGATCCCTCCACTGTCAGTCGGTATATGCAGCGGGCATTTACCTACAATGCAATCATCCAGTGTCTGATTGTGCTGGCATGGATGATCGTGTTATCACCCCTGTTTATTCAACGATTGGGAGATGGAGTCGCCTGGGTGATGGCAGTCGTCGTGTTGCTCACATTTAAAGTGTTTAACCTGTGGCTGCGTTTCCATGAATTGCTTGCAGAACGGCCCCATTGGACCGATTCTGTAATCCGGTGGGGAACCAATGCTTTCATCACTATCTGGCTGTTCCATGGCCAATTTTTTGGTCTCCCGTTGCTGGTCACCCTTGTGTGGATCGGACTTCTAATCGCCTATCAGCGACGGCGTCAACCGCCGCGGGGCTACTTTTCATGGCAGCGACTGGTAGCGGAGGAGTCGGCCACTGTTGCCCGCTATTATCGTCTCGCCAGCCAATTTATCGATGTTCCGCAGGTGGGAAATGAGGTCCGGATCCGCCGGGGATGGCAGTGGCTCAACCGCTTTCCTGCCCGACGCCGGGAAAATACCTACTTCTATCTCTATCAGCGAACCTTTCTACGCTACCGCGAACCATTTGGTGTCACGCTCCGACTCACCATTATGACTGGAATCGCCTTGGTGTTGACGGAATCGCTCCCCCTGTTGGCAGTCTGCCTTTATTTCCTGGGGTTGTGGATGACAGCTGTTCAACTCCCCTGGATCCGGCGTATTCACCGCTTCCAGCCCTGGTTTCGGTTATATCCCTTGCCTGAACAGCAAAAAACCGGGGACTTATCCCGGCTGGTGTGGGGGATTCTCTTAGTGGAGAGTACCGTGACACTGCTGCTGCCCGCAGCAACTTGGACCGATCCCTTCCCCCTGTTACTACTGCTGCTAGTCGGCGGTTGGATCTTCGCCACCGTCTTCGCCTTGTGGCGCATCCCCCGCCAAAACCGAAGGCGCAAAGTGGTTCCCACCTCACGCTAA
- the murC gene encoding UDP-N-acetylmuramate--L-alanine ligase, whose amino-acid sequence MQKNEHIHFIGIGGYGMSAIARVLLEMGYRVTGSDVSSNKLTEALVEKGAEIYLGHDGALVNHADRVVYSSSIPEHNVERKAAREQGIPVYHRSQMLALLLNDKKGVAVAGAHGKTTTSSMIAQTMEEGAVDPSYIIGGEVVSLGSNAKAGSSDWVVAEADESDGTFLEYFPHIAVVTNIEPDHLENYEGDFENLKQAYRQFLHQVKTDGVAVLGWDDAYVREIASDCNARVVTYALDCPADVTATDIRQHLNTLTFTVHAYGKELGEMTIHVPGRHNVANALATTAVCLEAGMPFSAIAEGMVRFRGAKRRFQVIGEEDDILVVDDYAHHPTEIRATLNGLKAMNRRILAVFQPQRYSRTHLLMEEFSHAFAEADQLVISSIYSPPGEPPIDGVSSERLVEMVRQNSNPYAQFRDTKEEVEEWLLEQARPGDLVITMGAGDIWRVAHNLVPALQKRRKKANLT is encoded by the coding sequence ATTCAGAAGAACGAACATATTCATTTTATTGGAATTGGTGGATACGGCATGAGTGCCATCGCGCGGGTGTTGTTGGAGATGGGGTACCGTGTGACGGGATCAGATGTCTCCTCCAACAAACTGACAGAGGCGTTAGTGGAAAAAGGGGCAGAGATTTATCTGGGGCATGATGGTGCCCTTGTGAATCACGCTGATCGTGTGGTGTACTCCTCCAGCATTCCTGAACATAATGTGGAGCGGAAAGCGGCACGGGAACAAGGAATTCCGGTATACCACCGTTCCCAGATGTTAGCGTTGCTGTTGAATGATAAAAAAGGGGTAGCTGTTGCCGGTGCCCACGGGAAAACCACCACTTCATCCATGATCGCTCAGACAATGGAAGAAGGAGCGGTTGATCCGTCTTATATCATCGGCGGAGAAGTGGTCAGCTTAGGCAGTAATGCGAAAGCGGGGTCCAGCGACTGGGTTGTGGCTGAGGCGGATGAGAGCGATGGCACCTTCCTGGAATATTTCCCTCATATCGCTGTTGTCACCAATATTGAGCCGGATCACTTGGAAAATTATGAAGGGGATTTTGAGAATTTAAAACAAGCTTACCGTCAATTTCTTCATCAGGTGAAAACGGACGGCGTGGCGGTTTTGGGCTGGGACGATGCTTATGTACGGGAAATTGCCAGTGATTGCAATGCTCGCGTGGTCACATATGCATTGGACTGTCCTGCTGATGTGACGGCGACGGATATTCGGCAACATCTAAATACACTTACGTTTACCGTACATGCCTATGGAAAAGAGCTGGGGGAGATGACGATCCATGTACCCGGACGTCACAACGTAGCAAACGCTTTGGCGACGACGGCTGTCTGTTTAGAAGCGGGTATGCCCTTTTCCGCGATTGCGGAAGGAATGGTGCGCTTTCGTGGAGCGAAGCGACGTTTTCAAGTGATCGGGGAAGAGGATGATATTTTAGTGGTGGATGATTACGCCCATCACCCCACTGAGATCCGCGCTACCTTAAACGGCCTAAAAGCGATGAATCGGCGCATTTTGGCTGTCTTCCAACCACAGCGGTATTCCCGTACTCATCTGTTGATGGAGGAATTTAGCCACGCTTTTGCTGAAGCGGATCAACTGGTTATCAGCAGTATTTATTCCCCACCGGGGGAGCCTCCGATTGATGGGGTTTCTTCGGAACGGTTGGTGGAAATGGTGAGACAAAACAGCAACCCCTATGCCCAATTCCGCGATACGAAGGAGGAGGTGGAGGAGTGGCTGTTGGAGCAGGCTCGTCCTGGTGATCTGGTGATTACGATGGGGGCCGGGGATATCTGGCGAGTGGCACATAATCTGGTGCCTGCTTTGCAGAAGCGCAGGAAGAAAGCCAACTTAACTTAA
- a CDS encoding bifunctional folylpolyglutamate synthase/dihydrofolate synthase: protein MADATLFKTAADVLQWMETGCSPGIHPGLSRMEWILERTGHPERRLKVIHVAGTNGKGSTAAMIASVLQRAGYPTGMFISPYLHHWSERIQMDGEPIAEASFVHWANTLVPLIDEMEEAGVGRPTPFEFWTLVAIHYFAKEAVPWFVVLETGMGGRYDSTNVVHPLVSVITTVAKDHQEFLGETIGQIAAEKAGIIKAGTPVVTAVDEVEARRVIIDTATEKQSRLYLAGQDFHGIPRGSRDSGETFDFTGPFRELKGLMTPLCGKHQVQNGATALMTLELLRQYYASVMTDTDIREGLAATNWPGRLETVSHHPRVLLDCAHNPGAATALAQALAPYTYERLHLLVAVLEDKDATGILYPLLSLADTVTVTQVDHPRAMSGNRLGRLVEQVRPDIVPTQVPYPDQALETLQVKAGKGDLILVTGSLFLVSEVRRLFT, encoded by the coding sequence ATGGCTGACGCAACGTTGTTTAAAACGGCAGCAGACGTGCTGCAATGGATGGAAACGGGCTGCTCTCCCGGAATCCATCCGGGTTTATCCCGTATGGAATGGATATTGGAACGAACGGGTCATCCGGAACGTCGGTTAAAAGTGATTCATGTGGCTGGCACCAACGGCAAAGGCTCCACAGCGGCGATGATCGCTTCGGTATTACAGCGGGCCGGCTATCCGACCGGGATGTTTATTTCCCCATACCTTCATCATTGGAGCGAACGGATTCAGATGGACGGGGAGCCGATAGCGGAAGCATCGTTTGTACACTGGGCCAACACGCTTGTTCCGTTGATCGACGAGATGGAAGAGGCGGGGGTGGGTCGTCCGACACCGTTTGAGTTTTGGACCTTGGTGGCGATCCATTATTTTGCCAAAGAGGCCGTTCCTTGGTTTGTCGTATTGGAGACAGGAATGGGAGGCCGTTATGATTCCACGAATGTAGTGCATCCATTGGTATCGGTGATTACGACAGTGGCAAAAGATCACCAGGAATTTTTGGGAGAGACGATTGGCCAGATTGCTGCGGAAAAGGCGGGCATTATCAAGGCGGGTACACCGGTTGTGACTGCCGTTGATGAGGTTGAAGCACGTCGAGTGATCATCGATACGGCCACAGAAAAGCAAAGCCGTCTTTACTTGGCGGGACAAGATTTCCATGGAATCCCAAGGGGGAGTCGGGACAGCGGTGAAACATTTGATTTTACAGGTCCGTTTCGGGAGCTGAAGGGGTTGATGACGCCGCTCTGTGGAAAACATCAGGTACAAAACGGGGCAACCGCCTTGATGACACTGGAGTTGTTGCGCCAATATTATGCGTCGGTGATGACCGATACCGATATCCGGGAAGGGTTGGCGGCGACAAACTGGCCCGGTCGCTTAGAAACAGTGAGCCACCATCCACGGGTATTACTGGATTGCGCGCACAATCCGGGAGCGGCAACAGCGTTGGCACAAGCCCTCGCTCCATATACATATGAACGACTCCATCTGTTGGTCGCCGTGTTGGAGGATAAAGACGCCACCGGTATTCTTTATCCGCTTCTTTCCCTGGCGGATACCGTGACCGTCACACAGGTGGATCATCCCCGCGCCATGTCCGGCAACCGGTTGGGTAGGCTGGTGGAACAGGTGCGTCCAGACATTGTACCCACACAGGTACCTTATCCCGATCAGGCATTGGAGACGCTGCAAGTGAAGGCGGGAAAAGGTGATCTGATTTTGGTAACCGGCAGTCTATTCTTGGTGTCGGAAGTGCGACGGTTATTTACTTAA
- a CDS encoding glycine betaine uptake BCCT transporter: protein MKVSKSVFGSSVIIALLFLIWGALMPDQLEKSASAVQGFLQTKFGWFYLLAATGILVFIVTLVFTRFGNIKLGKDDEEPEYPFITWFAMLFSAGMGIGLVFWGVAEPLSHFASPPTGEGGTQQDAVNSLRYTLFHWGFHPWAIYTLIALALAYFKFRKDAPGLISSTFYPLLGERVNGPIGKTIDVLAVFATVFGVATSLGLGAAQIAAGASFLFAPIENTVSTQLVIIAIVTVLFMISAWSGLNKGIMYLSNINIVLAVALLLFLIITGPTLFMANLFTTTLGGYLQQLVQMSLQITPFENTQRAAWTQDWTIFYWAWWISWSPFVGTFIARVSRGRTIREFILGVLAVPTLFSAIWFSAMGGAGLHADMFDNAGLVETMGNLGTEVALFSLFETLPLGTILSLLAILLISTFFITSADSATFVLGMQTTNGSLNPPNSVKLTWGFIQSAAAAVLLISGGLSGLQTAAIIAAFPFTFVLIGMGVSLFVSLKKEKKAPKRAKAV, encoded by the coding sequence GTGAAAGTATCAAAAAGCGTATTTGGAAGCTCAGTCATCATTGCGTTGTTGTTTTTGATTTGGGGAGCGTTGATGCCGGATCAGTTGGAGAAGAGTGCAAGCGCTGTTCAAGGCTTCTTACAAACCAAATTCGGCTGGTTTTACTTGTTGGCAGCTACGGGTATATTGGTTTTTATCGTCACTCTGGTGTTTACTCGTTTTGGGAACATTAAATTGGGTAAGGACGATGAGGAGCCGGAGTATCCTTTTATCACCTGGTTTGCCATGTTGTTTAGTGCTGGTATGGGAATCGGTCTGGTGTTTTGGGGAGTGGCGGAGCCGTTGAGTCATTTTGCCAGCCCTCCCACTGGTGAAGGGGGGACACAGCAGGATGCGGTCAATTCACTGCGCTATACCTTATTCCATTGGGGATTCCATCCTTGGGCTATTTATACATTAATCGCGTTGGCTTTGGCATATTTTAAGTTCCGTAAGGATGCCCCCGGATTGATCAGTTCTACTTTTTACCCCCTTCTAGGCGAACGGGTAAACGGTCCGATTGGAAAGACGATCGATGTCCTGGCCGTATTTGCTACGGTGTTTGGAGTGGCAACCTCCCTTGGCCTCGGCGCAGCCCAAATTGCTGCAGGTGCCTCTTTCCTGTTTGCTCCGATTGAAAACACGGTATCCACGCAGTTGGTGATTATCGCGATCGTGACGGTATTGTTCATGATCTCTGCATGGTCGGGCTTAAATAAAGGCATTATGTATCTCAGCAACATAAACATTGTTTTGGCTGTCGCGCTGTTGCTATTTTTGATCATTACGGGTCCTACCTTATTTATGGCTAACCTTTTTACCACAACACTGGGAGGGTATTTGCAGCAACTGGTACAGATGAGCTTGCAGATCACTCCTTTTGAAAACACCCAACGAGCTGCTTGGACTCAGGACTGGACCATCTTTTATTGGGCGTGGTGGATCTCCTGGTCGCCGTTTGTGGGAACGTTTATTGCACGGGTTTCCCGTGGTCGTACCATCCGGGAATTTATTCTCGGTGTATTGGCGGTACCCACACTGTTTAGCGCAATCTGGTTTTCCGCTATGGGTGGGGCCGGATTGCACGCAGATATGTTTGACAATGCCGGTCTTGTTGAAACCATGGGCAACCTGGGAACAGAAGTAGCGTTGTTCAGCTTGTTTGAAACCTTGCCGCTGGGAACGATCCTTTCCCTATTGGCGATTCTCTTGATCAGCACATTCTTCATCACATCGGCAGATTCCGCCACTTTTGTATTGGGGATGCAGACTACCAACGGCAGTCTTAATCCGCCCAATTCCGTTAAGCTGACCTGGGGCTTCATTCAGTCTGCGGCAGCGGCAGTTCTACTGATTTCCGGTGGTTTGTCTGGTTTACAGACAGCTGCTATTATCGCTGCTTTTCCCTTCACCTTTGTATTAATCGGCATGGGAGTTTCCCTCTTCGTCTCCTTAAAAAAGGAGAAAAAAGCTCCTAAACGTGCAAAAGCGGTATGA
- a CDS encoding ABC transporter ATP-binding protein: protein MFLLKVQDLTGGYAPHQPVIFDIDFTVKPGEMVGLIGLNGAGKSTTIKHILGYLRPHSGAITFQGKSMAENPMGFRREIAYIAETPYLYPELTLEEHLELTAMAYHLDSEWRQRMEALLEEFQMAKRRQWYPSTFSKGMRQKVMILCALLVRPSLLIVDEPFVGLDPLAIHSLLEQLTTLKREGTAILLSTHVLATAEKHAQRFVLLKEGRIALNGTLEAMRTQAGLPHASLDELFVHTVKGERA from the coding sequence ATGTTTTTGCTGAAGGTGCAAGATTTGACGGGTGGTTATGCCCCCCACCAACCTGTGATCTTTGATATCGACTTCACTGTGAAGCCCGGCGAGATGGTCGGACTGATCGGTTTAAACGGTGCAGGCAAAAGCACCACCATTAAACATATTCTCGGATATCTGCGCCCCCACTCGGGCGCTATCACCTTCCAGGGCAAGAGCATGGCAGAGAACCCGATGGGTTTTCGGCGAGAAATCGCATATATCGCGGAAACACCTTATCTCTATCCTGAACTTACTTTGGAGGAACATCTGGAGCTAACGGCAATGGCCTACCACTTGGATTCCGAATGGCGCCAACGCATGGAGGCGCTGTTGGAAGAGTTTCAGATGGCCAAGCGACGCCAGTGGTATCCCAGCACCTTCTCCAAAGGGATGCGGCAAAAAGTAATGATCCTGTGTGCTCTCCTGGTACGCCCTTCCCTCTTGATCGTGGATGAACCCTTTGTGGGACTGGACCCCTTGGCGATTCATTCGCTGTTGGAACAATTGACAACTCTAAAGCGGGAAGGAACGGCTATCCTTTTGTCTACCCATGTGTTGGCGACAGCAGAAAAACACGCACAACGATTTGTATTGCTAAAGGAGGGGCGGATCGCCCTCAACGGCACTCTGGAGGCGATGCGAACACAAGCCGGGCTTCCCCATGCCAGCTTGGACGAGTTATTTGTGCACACGGTCAAAGGGGAACGCGCATGA